The Porites lutea chromosome 11, jaPorLute2.1, whole genome shotgun sequence genome includes a region encoding these proteins:
- the LOC140951762 gene encoding protein dispatched homolog 1-like isoform X2, with protein sequence MGKVTVSCSPYLRFTRHDVIALCLAIFIPVIVVVLTLVAVLPALGAPPLPNFEDPTKGFEPRGTPLSNEIVTFSNLGTLLSVPSNTHSGGGTIMHDTVDTVRRKRRSLQSSLQPPLREYFNRDYARSMSLVFKAVDPDKNLFEADKLKAICSMDTDIVRSNPSFSSYCQRDSTGCYSSSSLGNYVALLNNRSSCQDIIENDVQNVKMLLQDCSSYFVKQTLTAKCKYPDLSENETVSSNCPSVPAKCIKHSAVYNIFQYLVDNEFIVTSNNAFLKYTVSIPPIFWENAIYEETYRKLKDNTPEKGGVKLAAFRFGNFKYDKFGKELIAEVIFPALAMILVFAIMWFFLGSFILTFCALFCVIYACGLSYFLYNIVFGMDFFPFLNVLTLVFLVGIGADDAFVYYDIWRQTRAANPNANIMQLTIKTLRYSALSMLVTSLTTASAFFAGISSSITAIKCFGIFAGTSILTNYLLMITYFPAVVALHEKWVMKYNEGHGLHTLKSGKSEEDITAPMPQDMSTDALREGTFKPDNQKQSSFCILQVIDFPCSLVSSAADRIQKFSSNLFGRWLPYVVIKFHWVWVVLLVGLTAGFLCVNFVKPGLQLPESKDFQVFASSHSLEQYSLKYKSFFRFEQSGSSSIELIWGIKPADNGNYFNPEDKGTLEFESNLDDLFTPKGQEFLLSLCESAENQSFFRAFAENRGCPIKALKTLFESGSVPSCSSHSFPYPRDVTKRCLLEYAKSGHETGLLFDSKTNDVKGFRLVIFTNQPFTNAFSVVNALYKQVTSWLKDELSEAPPGLQSGWVGSWLFNFYGLQIGLSQGTYSSLGISVAVSFFVMLLTTLNIFISIYAIITIIGIISITIGSLVLAGWQLNILESIVMSVAVGLSIDFTMHYGVAYRLAPDKKQRESRVRYSLVHIGSAITMAALTTFLTGLMMMPAKVLAYFQLGQFLMLVMVFSWLYSTFIFLSICTMIGPKNDFGQLNVTRLFRRCGLCRVKPEESTEPIEKNELVTVKQQEASDLQATGTTSTL encoded by the exons ATGGGAAAAGTTACTGTTAGTTGTTCTCCATACTTAAG GTTTACCAGGCATGATGTGATCGCTCTGTGCCTTGCAATTTTCATTCCAGTGATTGTTGTTGTACTTACTTTGGTCGCAGTTCTGCCGGCATTAGGAGCACCTCCCTTGCCTAACTTTGAGGACCCCACTAAG GGATTTGAGCCCAGAGGAACACCACTCAGTAATGAGATTGTGACATTTTCTAATCTTGGGACACTTCTTTCAGTACCCAGTAATACACACTCAGGTGGGGGAACCATCATGCATGACACTGTAGATACAGTCAGGCGCAAACGGCGCTCCCTGCAAAGTTCACTTCAACCTCCTTTGAGGGAATACTTCAACAGGGATTATGCCAGATCCATGAGTTTGGTTTTCAAGGCTGTTGACCCAGACAAAAACTTATTTGAGGCAGACAAACTTAAGGCCATCTGTTCCATGGATACTGACATTGTGCGAAGTAACCCATCCTTTTCATCATATTGCCAACGGGACAGTACTGGATGTTACTCAAGCTCATCTCTTGGAAATTATGTTGCATTGCTCAATAACCGAAGCTCGTGTCAAGATATTATTGAGAATGATGTGCAAAATGTCAAGATGTTGTTACAGGACTGTTCATCTtattttgtaaagcaaactCTGACTGCTAAGTGCAAATACCCAGATTTGTCTGAAAATGAAACTGTGAGCTCTAACTGTCCGTCTGTGCCTGCCAAATGCATCAAACACTCTGCAGTGTACAACATTTTTCAGTATCTTGTAGACAACGAGTTTATTGTGACATCGAACAATGCTTTTCTCAAATATACTGTATCTATTCCACCAATattttgggaaaatgcaatttaTGAAGAAACATATAGAAAGTTAAAGGATAATACCCCTGAAAAAGGTGGTGTAAAATTAGCAGCCTTCAGGTTTGGTAATTTCAAATATGACAAATTTGGAAAAGAGCTAATTGCTGAAGTCATATTTCCTGCTTTGGCTATGATCCTTGTGTTTGCGATCATGTGGTTTTTCTTGGGCTCTTTTATTCTCACTTTTTGTGCCCTCTTTTGCGTAATTTATGCTTGTGGTCTGTCATACTTTCTCTATAATATTGTTTTTGGCAtggattttttcccttttctcaaTGTTCTGACTTTGGTATTTTTGGTTGGTATTGGAGCAGACGATGCATTTGTTTACTATGACATATGGAGACAAACAAGAGCTGCTAACCCCAATGCAAACATCATGCAGTTGACAATTAAGACATTGCGTTATTCTGCCCTCTCCATGCTGGTTACAAGTTTGACAACAGCATCAGCATTTTTTGCTGGGATCTCTTCCAGCATAACAGCCATAAAGTGTTTTGGAATATTCGCAGGTACGTCCATCTTGACCAATTACCTCTTGATGATCACTTACTTCCCTGCAGTAGTTGCCTTGCATGAGAAATGGGTGATGAAGTACAATGAAGGCCATGGACTTCACACTCTAAAATCAGGCAAATCAGAAGAGGATATAACTGCACCAATGCCACAGGACATGTCGACCGATGCCTTAAGGGAAGGAACATTCAAGCCTGATAATCAAAAGCAGTCATCTTTCTGTATTCTGCAGGTTATTGACTTTCCCTGCTCCCTTGTATCATCAGCTGCGGATCGTATCCAAAAGTTCAGTTCCAATCTGTTTGGTCGTTGGTTGCCATATGTAGTTATCAAATTTCACTGGGTTTGGGTAGTACTGCTTGTGGGCTTGACCGCTGGGTTTTTGTGTGTTAACTTTGTAAAACCGGGCCTTCAGTTACCTGAAAGTAAGGACTTCCAAGTGTTTGCCTCTTCCCATTCACTTGAACAGTACAGTTTAAAGTACAAGAGTTTCTTCAGGTTTGAGCAGAGTGGAAGCTCAAGCATAGAGCTAATCTGGGGAATCAAACCTGCAGATAATGGCAATTACTTCAACCCGGAGGACAAAGGAACGCTCGAATTTGAATCGAATTTGGATGATCTTTTTACCCCCAAAGGCCAGGAATTTCTTCTTTCTCTGTGTGAATCGGCTGAAAACCAGTCATTTTTCCGTGCATTTGCTGAAAATCGGGGATGCCCAATAAAGGCACTAAAAACATTATTTGAAAGTGGCTCTGTTCCAAGTTGCAGCAGCCATTCATTTCCTTACCCACGTGATGTAACTAAGCGTTGTCTTCTGGAATATGCCAAGTCAGGACATGAAACTGGACTTCTATTTGATTCTAAGACAAATGATGTGAAGGGATTTAGGCTTGTTATTTTTACCAATCAACCATTCACAAATGCTTTTTCAGTTGTAAATGCATTATATAAACAAGTTACTTCTTGGTTGAAAGATGAATTGTCTGAGGCTCCCCCCGGCTTGCAAAGTGGCTGGGTAGGAAGTTGGTTGTTCAATTTTTATGGCCTACAGATTGGCCTCTCCCAGGGTACCTATTCATCCCTGGGCATATCTGTGGCGGTGTCATTCTTCGTCATGCTGCTCACAACACTCAACATCTTCATCAGCATCTACgccatcatcaccatcattggAATCATATCGATCACCATTGGATCTCTAGTATTGGCAGGCTGGCAGTTGAATATATTGGAGTCCATAGTGATGTCAGTAGCTGTTGGACTGTCGATTGACTTTACTATGCATTATGGTGTGGCTTACAGACTGGCAccagacaaaaaacaaagagaaagcaGGGTTCGTTATTCCCTGGTTCACATTGGATCAGCGATTACTATGGCAGCACTTACAACATTTCTCACAG GATTGATGATGATGCCAGCGAAGGTGCTTGCGTACTTCCAGCTTGGTCAGTTCCTGATGTTGGTCATGGTGTTCAGCTGGCTTTATTCCACCTTCATTTTCTTATCAATCTGTACAATGATTGGTCCAAAGAATGATTTTGGACAGCTTAACGTCACTCGTCTGTTTAGGCGCTGTGGTCTTTGCCGAGTCAAACCGGAGGAATCAACGGAACCAATAGAAAAGAATGAGCTTGTTACTGTGAAACAACAGGAAGCCAGTGATCTGCAGGCTACTGGAACAACAAGCACACTCTGA
- the LOC140951762 gene encoding protein dispatched homolog 1-like isoform X1: protein MAGTPTSGHKRNRAVRFTRHDVIALCLAIFIPVIVVVLTLVAVLPALGAPPLPNFEDPTKGFEPRGTPLSNEIVTFSNLGTLLSVPSNTHSGGGTIMHDTVDTVRRKRRSLQSSLQPPLREYFNRDYARSMSLVFKAVDPDKNLFEADKLKAICSMDTDIVRSNPSFSSYCQRDSTGCYSSSSLGNYVALLNNRSSCQDIIENDVQNVKMLLQDCSSYFVKQTLTAKCKYPDLSENETVSSNCPSVPAKCIKHSAVYNIFQYLVDNEFIVTSNNAFLKYTVSIPPIFWENAIYEETYRKLKDNTPEKGGVKLAAFRFGNFKYDKFGKELIAEVIFPALAMILVFAIMWFFLGSFILTFCALFCVIYACGLSYFLYNIVFGMDFFPFLNVLTLVFLVGIGADDAFVYYDIWRQTRAANPNANIMQLTIKTLRYSALSMLVTSLTTASAFFAGISSSITAIKCFGIFAGTSILTNYLLMITYFPAVVALHEKWVMKYNEGHGLHTLKSGKSEEDITAPMPQDMSTDALREGTFKPDNQKQSSFCILQVIDFPCSLVSSAADRIQKFSSNLFGRWLPYVVIKFHWVWVVLLVGLTAGFLCVNFVKPGLQLPESKDFQVFASSHSLEQYSLKYKSFFRFEQSGSSSIELIWGIKPADNGNYFNPEDKGTLEFESNLDDLFTPKGQEFLLSLCESAENQSFFRAFAENRGCPIKALKTLFESGSVPSCSSHSFPYPRDVTKRCLLEYAKSGHETGLLFDSKTNDVKGFRLVIFTNQPFTNAFSVVNALYKQVTSWLKDELSEAPPGLQSGWVGSWLFNFYGLQIGLSQGTYSSLGISVAVSFFVMLLTTLNIFISIYAIITIIGIISITIGSLVLAGWQLNILESIVMSVAVGLSIDFTMHYGVAYRLAPDKKQRESRVRYSLVHIGSAITMAALTTFLTGLMMMPAKVLAYFQLGQFLMLVMVFSWLYSTFIFLSICTMIGPKNDFGQLNVTRLFRRCGLCRVKPEESTEPIEKNELVTVKQQEASDLQATGTTSTL from the exons GTTTACCAGGCATGATGTGATCGCTCTGTGCCTTGCAATTTTCATTCCAGTGATTGTTGTTGTACTTACTTTGGTCGCAGTTCTGCCGGCATTAGGAGCACCTCCCTTGCCTAACTTTGAGGACCCCACTAAG GGATTTGAGCCCAGAGGAACACCACTCAGTAATGAGATTGTGACATTTTCTAATCTTGGGACACTTCTTTCAGTACCCAGTAATACACACTCAGGTGGGGGAACCATCATGCATGACACTGTAGATACAGTCAGGCGCAAACGGCGCTCCCTGCAAAGTTCACTTCAACCTCCTTTGAGGGAATACTTCAACAGGGATTATGCCAGATCCATGAGTTTGGTTTTCAAGGCTGTTGACCCAGACAAAAACTTATTTGAGGCAGACAAACTTAAGGCCATCTGTTCCATGGATACTGACATTGTGCGAAGTAACCCATCCTTTTCATCATATTGCCAACGGGACAGTACTGGATGTTACTCAAGCTCATCTCTTGGAAATTATGTTGCATTGCTCAATAACCGAAGCTCGTGTCAAGATATTATTGAGAATGATGTGCAAAATGTCAAGATGTTGTTACAGGACTGTTCATCTtattttgtaaagcaaactCTGACTGCTAAGTGCAAATACCCAGATTTGTCTGAAAATGAAACTGTGAGCTCTAACTGTCCGTCTGTGCCTGCCAAATGCATCAAACACTCTGCAGTGTACAACATTTTTCAGTATCTTGTAGACAACGAGTTTATTGTGACATCGAACAATGCTTTTCTCAAATATACTGTATCTATTCCACCAATattttgggaaaatgcaatttaTGAAGAAACATATAGAAAGTTAAAGGATAATACCCCTGAAAAAGGTGGTGTAAAATTAGCAGCCTTCAGGTTTGGTAATTTCAAATATGACAAATTTGGAAAAGAGCTAATTGCTGAAGTCATATTTCCTGCTTTGGCTATGATCCTTGTGTTTGCGATCATGTGGTTTTTCTTGGGCTCTTTTATTCTCACTTTTTGTGCCCTCTTTTGCGTAATTTATGCTTGTGGTCTGTCATACTTTCTCTATAATATTGTTTTTGGCAtggattttttcccttttctcaaTGTTCTGACTTTGGTATTTTTGGTTGGTATTGGAGCAGACGATGCATTTGTTTACTATGACATATGGAGACAAACAAGAGCTGCTAACCCCAATGCAAACATCATGCAGTTGACAATTAAGACATTGCGTTATTCTGCCCTCTCCATGCTGGTTACAAGTTTGACAACAGCATCAGCATTTTTTGCTGGGATCTCTTCCAGCATAACAGCCATAAAGTGTTTTGGAATATTCGCAGGTACGTCCATCTTGACCAATTACCTCTTGATGATCACTTACTTCCCTGCAGTAGTTGCCTTGCATGAGAAATGGGTGATGAAGTACAATGAAGGCCATGGACTTCACACTCTAAAATCAGGCAAATCAGAAGAGGATATAACTGCACCAATGCCACAGGACATGTCGACCGATGCCTTAAGGGAAGGAACATTCAAGCCTGATAATCAAAAGCAGTCATCTTTCTGTATTCTGCAGGTTATTGACTTTCCCTGCTCCCTTGTATCATCAGCTGCGGATCGTATCCAAAAGTTCAGTTCCAATCTGTTTGGTCGTTGGTTGCCATATGTAGTTATCAAATTTCACTGGGTTTGGGTAGTACTGCTTGTGGGCTTGACCGCTGGGTTTTTGTGTGTTAACTTTGTAAAACCGGGCCTTCAGTTACCTGAAAGTAAGGACTTCCAAGTGTTTGCCTCTTCCCATTCACTTGAACAGTACAGTTTAAAGTACAAGAGTTTCTTCAGGTTTGAGCAGAGTGGAAGCTCAAGCATAGAGCTAATCTGGGGAATCAAACCTGCAGATAATGGCAATTACTTCAACCCGGAGGACAAAGGAACGCTCGAATTTGAATCGAATTTGGATGATCTTTTTACCCCCAAAGGCCAGGAATTTCTTCTTTCTCTGTGTGAATCGGCTGAAAACCAGTCATTTTTCCGTGCATTTGCTGAAAATCGGGGATGCCCAATAAAGGCACTAAAAACATTATTTGAAAGTGGCTCTGTTCCAAGTTGCAGCAGCCATTCATTTCCTTACCCACGTGATGTAACTAAGCGTTGTCTTCTGGAATATGCCAAGTCAGGACATGAAACTGGACTTCTATTTGATTCTAAGACAAATGATGTGAAGGGATTTAGGCTTGTTATTTTTACCAATCAACCATTCACAAATGCTTTTTCAGTTGTAAATGCATTATATAAACAAGTTACTTCTTGGTTGAAAGATGAATTGTCTGAGGCTCCCCCCGGCTTGCAAAGTGGCTGGGTAGGAAGTTGGTTGTTCAATTTTTATGGCCTACAGATTGGCCTCTCCCAGGGTACCTATTCATCCCTGGGCATATCTGTGGCGGTGTCATTCTTCGTCATGCTGCTCACAACACTCAACATCTTCATCAGCATCTACgccatcatcaccatcattggAATCATATCGATCACCATTGGATCTCTAGTATTGGCAGGCTGGCAGTTGAATATATTGGAGTCCATAGTGATGTCAGTAGCTGTTGGACTGTCGATTGACTTTACTATGCATTATGGTGTGGCTTACAGACTGGCAccagacaaaaaacaaagagaaagcaGGGTTCGTTATTCCCTGGTTCACATTGGATCAGCGATTACTATGGCAGCACTTACAACATTTCTCACAG GATTGATGATGATGCCAGCGAAGGTGCTTGCGTACTTCCAGCTTGGTCAGTTCCTGATGTTGGTCATGGTGTTCAGCTGGCTTTATTCCACCTTCATTTTCTTATCAATCTGTACAATGATTGGTCCAAAGAATGATTTTGGACAGCTTAACGTCACTCGTCTGTTTAGGCGCTGTGGTCTTTGCCGAGTCAAACCGGAGGAATCAACGGAACCAATAGAAAAGAATGAGCTTGTTACTGTGAAACAACAGGAAGCCAGTGATCTGCAGGCTACTGGAACAACAAGCACACTCTGA